The following proteins come from a genomic window of Winogradskyella sp. PC-19:
- the trmB gene encoding tRNA (guanosine(46)-N7)-methyltransferase TrmB: MGSKNKLKRFKENETFENVFQPLREELTEGDFKPKGNWNAAVFKNDNPIVLELGCGKGEYTVGLAKRYPNKNFIGIDIKGARFWRGAKTAIEENIPNAKFIRTQIELIDYVFAENEVDEIWITFPDPQIKYQRTKHRMTNLQFLERYKKVLKPAGIMHLKTDSEFMHGYTLGLLHGAGHEVQYANHNVYKQEGSPAEVTEIQTYYESQYLEQDKPITYIRFLIN, encoded by the coding sequence GTGGGAAGTAAAAATAAATTAAAACGCTTTAAAGAAAACGAAACGTTCGAAAACGTATTTCAACCTTTAAGAGAAGAGCTTACAGAAGGTGATTTTAAACCAAAAGGTAATTGGAATGCAGCTGTTTTTAAGAACGATAATCCAATAGTATTAGAGTTAGGTTGTGGTAAAGGTGAATACACTGTTGGCCTAGCTAAGCGTTATCCTAATAAAAATTTTATAGGTATCGATATCAAAGGTGCGCGTTTTTGGCGAGGTGCAAAAACAGCAATAGAAGAAAATATACCTAATGCTAAATTTATAAGAACTCAAATTGAACTTATTGATTATGTGTTTGCCGAAAACGAAGTTGATGAAATCTGGATTACTTTTCCTGACCCACAAATTAAATACCAACGAACTAAACACAGAATGACTAACCTTCAGTTTTTGGAGCGTTATAAAAAGGTGCTTAAGCCAGCAGGTATAATGCACCTAAAAACAGATAGCGAATTTATGCATGGTTATACACTAGGTTTACTTCACGGTGCAGGACATGAAGTGCAATATGCAAATCATAATGTATACAAGCAAGAAGGTAGTCCAGCCGAAGTTACAGAGATACAAACGTATTATGAAAGTCAATATTTAGAGCAAGACAAACCAATTACGTATATTAGATTTCTAATCAACTAG
- a CDS encoding LysE family transporter, which produces MSITIVFFLGLFVALIGVIPPGLLNMTAAKISLKEGAGRGVMFSTGVCLVVFVQTYIAAIFSRYLSNRPDVVEILQRVAFVIFVLITVYFLISASKQKDEANQIVEAEIKSKKTRFYYGMFLSALNVFPIPYQAYMTITLASFGIMDFERLSIITYVTGASMGTFVMLYVYIFFFDKIKDKAFTSQKNMNYIIGGVTGLVALVTFINILRET; this is translated from the coding sequence TTGAGTATTACTATCGTCTTTTTTCTTGGACTTTTTGTGGCGCTTATCGGAGTAATTCCGCCAGGACTTTTAAACATGACAGCTGCAAAAATAAGTCTAAAAGAAGGTGCAGGTAGAGGCGTAATGTTTTCTACAGGCGTATGTTTAGTTGTGTTTGTTCAAACATATATTGCGGCAATTTTTTCGAGATATTTAAGTAATAGACCAGATGTAGTAGAGATATTGCAACGTGTGGCCTTTGTGATTTTTGTACTTATAACCGTATATTTTTTAATTTCTGCATCCAAGCAAAAAGATGAAGCTAATCAAATAGTAGAAGCTGAAATTAAGAGTAAAAAAACGCGTTTCTATTACGGGATGTTTCTTTCTGCACTTAATGTATTCCCAATTCCATATCAAGCATATATGACTATTACATTAGCATCTTTTGGTATTATGGATTTCGAAAGATTAAGTATTATAACTTATGTTACAGGAGCTTCAATGGGTACATTTGTAATGCTTTATGTCTATATTTTCTTCTTTGATAAGATAAAAGATAAAGCATTTACTTCGCAAAAGAACATGAACTATATCATAGGTGGTGTTACAGGTTTGGTTGCATTAGTAACATTTATTAATATTCTTAGAGAAACATAG
- a CDS encoding MGMT family protein, which yields MKPETLGFFERVYEVARQIPYGRVTSYGAIAKYLGAARSARIVGYAMNDSQGKDVPAHRVVNRKGLLAGKHHFEGTNLMQQLLENEGIKVIDNQIQNLESIYWEPSKEL from the coding sequence ATGAAACCAGAAACACTTGGCTTTTTTGAGCGTGTTTACGAGGTTGCTCGACAAATTCCTTATGGAAGAGTAACAAGTTATGGTGCCATAGCAAAATATTTAGGCGCAGCCAGAAGTGCGAGGATTGTAGGTTATGCAATGAATGATTCTCAAGGAAAAGATGTCCCAGCACATCGTGTGGTAAACCGAAAAGGTTTACTTGCAGGTAAACATCATTTTGAAGGTACCAACCTTATGCAACAGCTATTAGAAAATGAAGGCATTAAGGTTATAGATAATCAAATTCAGAATTTAGAAAGTATTTATTGGGAACCCTCAAAAGAACTTTAG
- a CDS encoding Mrp/NBP35 family ATP-binding protein: MKLNKQDIFNALKTITVPGEGQNMVDSGAVTNVMTFADEVIVDLTIKNPSLQARKKAEVEILQTIHREVYEKAKIKVNIKVEAPKAAAKQTDEIKGKPIPGISNIVAVASGKGGVGKSTVTSNLAVTLAKMGFKVGVLDADIYGPSIPIMFDVASERPLSVNVDGKSKMKPVENYGVKVLSIGFFTKADQAVIWRGPMASKALNQMIFDAAWGELDFLLIDLPPGTGDIHLSIMQALPITGAVVVSTPQNVALADAKKGVAMFQQDSINVPVLGIIENMAYFTPAELPENKYYIFGKEGAMHLAEDLDVPFLGEVPLVQSIREAGDVGRPAALQTATPIEEAFEELTKSIVEQVVYRNEALPETEAIKITTMAGCSAVKKK; this comes from the coding sequence GTGAAGCTTAACAAACAAGATATATTTAATGCACTGAAGACTATCACAGTTCCTGGCGAAGGTCAAAATATGGTTGATAGTGGTGCCGTAACAAATGTTATGACTTTTGCGGATGAAGTCATTGTAGATTTGACAATAAAAAATCCAAGTCTTCAAGCGCGTAAAAAAGCAGAAGTTGAAATTCTTCAGACCATCCACCGCGAAGTTTACGAAAAAGCAAAAATAAAAGTCAACATAAAGGTAGAAGCTCCAAAAGCAGCTGCAAAACAAACTGACGAAATTAAAGGAAAACCAATTCCGGGAATTTCTAACATAGTTGCAGTAGCCTCTGGAAAAGGAGGCGTTGGTAAATCTACAGTAACTTCAAATCTAGCAGTGACTTTAGCTAAAATGGGATTTAAAGTTGGTGTTTTAGACGCAGATATTTATGGGCCATCTATCCCAATAATGTTCGATGTCGCTTCGGAAAGGCCATTGTCTGTTAATGTCGATGGAAAGTCAAAAATGAAGCCTGTAGAAAATTATGGTGTTAAAGTCTTATCAATAGGTTTCTTTACTAAAGCAGACCAAGCTGTAATTTGGCGAGGACCAATGGCAAGTAAAGCATTAAATCAAATGATATTTGATGCTGCTTGGGGTGAGTTAGATTTTCTACTTATAGATTTACCTCCAGGAACAGGAGATATTCATTTAAGTATCATGCAAGCGCTGCCAATAACAGGAGCTGTTGTCGTTAGTACACCACAAAATGTTGCCTTAGCAGATGCCAAAAAAGGAGTTGCTATGTTTCAGCAAGACAGTATTAACGTTCCTGTTTTAGGAATTATTGAAAACATGGCATATTTTACTCCAGCTGAATTGCCAGAAAATAAATATTATATATTTGGAAAAGAAGGCGCAATGCATTTAGCAGAAGATTTAGATGTACCTTTCTTAGGGGAAGTGCCTTTAGTACAAAGTATTAGAGAAGCTGGAGATGTTGGCCGTCCTGCAGCTTTACAAACAGCTACTCCTATTGAAGAGGCTTTCGAAGAATTAACAAAAAGCATTGTTGAACAAGTTGTGTATAGAAATGAAGCTTTACCAGAAACTGAAGCAATAAAAATCACAACAATGGCAGGTTGTTCTGCTGTAAAAAAGAAATAG
- a CDS encoding NifU family protein, with the protein MSTEELRLNVEKALDEIRPFLQSDGGDISLLSIEDDKLVKVQLQGACISCSVNQMTLKSGVEMTIKKYAPQIEKVINVE; encoded by the coding sequence ATGAGCACAGAAGAACTAAGATTAAATGTAGAGAAAGCATTGGACGAAATACGTCCTTTTCTTCAAAGTGATGGCGGCGATATTTCTTTACTATCAATCGAAGATGATAAATTAGTAAAAGTGCAGCTTCAAGGTGCCTGTATATCTTGTAGTGTCAACCAAATGACCTTAAAATCTGGAGTTGAAATGACTATTAAAAAGTATGCACCTCAAATAGAAAAAGTAATAAATGTGGAATAG
- a CDS encoding NAD(P)/FAD-dependent oxidoreductase, with amino-acid sequence MITTDIIIIGAGPTGLFAVFEAGLLKLKCHLIDALPQPGGQCSEIYPKKPIYDIPAYPEILAGDLTDKLMEQCKQFEPGFTLGERAETIDKQEDGSFIVTTNKGTQHKAPIVAIASGLGSFEPRKPLLDNISDFEDKGVEYIIKEPELYRDKNVVIAGGGDSALDWSIFLADVAKSVTLVHRRNEFRGHLDSVEKVQELKNQGKINLITPAEITKIIGGEKVEALEITKKGEEPILLETDHFIPLFGLSPKLGPIANWGLEIEKNAIKVNNALDYQTNIPGIFAIGDGNIYPGKLKLILCGFHEATLMCQAAYQIINPGKRFVLKYTTVSGVDGFDGTRKEAPKAVVKTID; translated from the coding sequence ATGATTACTACAGATATAATTATTATAGGTGCTGGCCCAACTGGGCTTTTTGCCGTTTTTGAAGCAGGTTTATTAAAGTTGAAATGTCATCTTATAGATGCATTGCCTCAACCCGGTGGTCAGTGTTCTGAGATATATCCAAAAAAACCCATTTACGATATTCCAGCCTATCCAGAAATTTTAGCGGGTGATTTGACCGATAAGCTGATGGAACAATGTAAGCAATTCGAGCCTGGCTTTACACTAGGCGAACGTGCCGAAACTATTGACAAACAAGAAGATGGTTCTTTTATTGTAACTACAAACAAAGGTACACAGCACAAAGCACCAATTGTTGCTATCGCTAGTGGTTTAGGGAGTTTTGAGCCTCGCAAACCATTATTAGATAATATATCAGATTTCGAAGATAAAGGTGTAGAGTATATTATCAAAGAGCCAGAATTGTATCGCGATAAAAATGTTGTTATTGCTGGTGGTGGAGATTCGGCCTTAGATTGGAGTATTTTTCTAGCTGATGTTGCGAAAAGTGTCACTCTCGTTCACAGACGTAATGAATTTCGTGGGCATCTAGATTCTGTTGAAAAAGTACAAGAATTAAAAAATCAAGGAAAAATTAACCTAATTACACCAGCCGAAATCACTAAAATTATTGGTGGTGAAAAAGTTGAAGCTCTAGAAATTACCAAAAAAGGAGAAGAACCAATCCTATTAGAAACCGACCATTTCATTCCACTTTTTGGCTTATCTCCAAAACTGGGACCAATTGCTAATTGGGGATTAGAGATAGAAAAAAATGCAATTAAAGTAAACAACGCTTTAGATTATCAAACAAATATCCCTGGTATTTTTGCTATTGGTGATGGTAATATATATCCAGGAAAATTAAAATTAATTCTTTGCGGTTTTCATGAAGCTACGTTAATGTGTCAAGCAGCGTATCAGATTATTAATCCTGGCAAACGTTTTGTGTTAAAATACACAACAGTATCTGGCGTAGATGGATTTGACGGTACGCGTAAAGAGGCTCCAAAAGCTGTTGTAAAAACAATTGATTAG
- a CDS encoding 2Fe-2S iron-sulfur cluster-binding protein, whose protein sequence is MDSKDINITIIDRDGVTHNIEAPTDMAMNLMEVVRSYELAPEGTIGVCGGMAMCASCQCYVKSSHDLPEMQDDEEAMLSEAFYVEDNSRLGCQIHITPELEGLEIELAPES, encoded by the coding sequence GTGGATAGCAAAGACATAAACATAACAATAATAGATCGCGACGGTGTAACTCATAATATTGAAGCGCCTACCGACATGGCTATGAATCTTATGGAAGTCGTTCGTAGTTACGAGCTTGCTCCAGAAGGAACGATAGGTGTTTGTGGCGGTATGGCAATGTGTGCTTCATGTCAATGTTATGTAAAATCTAGTCATGATTTGCCAGAAATGCAAGATGACGAAGAAGCCATGCTTTCAGAAGCTTTTTACGTAGAGGATAATTCGCGTTTAGGTTGTCAAATTCACATCACTCCAGAACTTGAGGGTTTGGAGATTGAGTTAGCTCCCGAGAGTTAG
- a CDS encoding metallophosphoesterase family protein, whose translation MFSAKKRLNKAYKEAIRLSFNDDSKYILFSDCHRGDNSFADDFANNRNIYFHALKHYYNKGFNYAELGDGDELWENLSFESILNAHKNVYMLMKQFHDEGRLHMIWGNHDMVYRNENFVKKHLNTYFDPKTGENKDLFCGIIYHEGIVLKHSETGQELFMCHGHQADWWNYIFWKWSRFMVRVLWKPLNVMGIADPTSPAKNYKELIKVERRTKKWITENKNLITIAGHTHRPRFPEPGDIAFFNDGSCVHPRSITGLEIENGAISLVKWQIITTEDGTLKIDRFLLEGPTKLTQYKTE comes from the coding sequence ATGTTTTCAGCAAAAAAAAGATTAAATAAAGCCTATAAGGAAGCAATACGACTTTCATTTAATGATGATTCTAAATACATATTATTTAGTGATTGTCATCGTGGAGATAATAGTTTTGCGGATGATTTTGCAAATAATCGAAATATTTACTTTCATGCCTTAAAGCATTATTACAATAAAGGTTTTAATTATGCTGAATTAGGCGATGGTGACGAGCTTTGGGAAAATCTTTCGTTTGAGTCTATACTAAACGCTCATAAAAATGTCTACATGCTCATGAAACAATTTCATGATGAAGGCAGATTACATATGATTTGGGGTAATCATGATATGGTATATCGTAATGAAAATTTCGTTAAGAAGCATCTAAATACTTATTTTGACCCAAAAACTGGTGAAAACAAAGATTTATTTTGTGGTATCATATACCATGAAGGCATCGTTTTAAAACATTCTGAAACTGGACAAGAATTATTTATGTGTCATGGACATCAAGCCGATTGGTGGAACTACATTTTCTGGAAATGGAGTCGTTTTATGGTTAGAGTGTTATGGAAGCCACTAAATGTAATGGGCATTGCTGACCCAACAAGTCCTGCAAAGAATTATAAGGAATTAATTAAAGTAGAGCGTCGAACAAAAAAATGGATTACCGAAAACAAAAATCTAATTACCATCGCTGGACATACGCATAGACCACGTTTTCCTGAACCTGGCGATATAGCTTTTTTTAATGATGGTAGTTGTGTACATCCTAGAAGTATTACTGGATTAGAAATTGAAAATGGCGCAATATCACTCGTCAAATGGCAAATAATTACAACTGAAGACGGAACACTTAAAATAGACAGATTTCTTTTGGAAGGTCCGACCAAATTAACTCAGTATAAAACAGAGTAG
- a CDS encoding acyl-CoA dehydrogenase family protein, whose product MKPDLFESPDYYNLDELLTEEHKLVRDAARDWVKRDVSPIIEEAAQKAEFPKSIIGGLAEIGAFGPYIPEEYGGAGLDQISYGLIMQEIERGDSGVRSTASVQSSLVMYPIWKYGNEEQRQKYLPKLASGEWIGSFGLTEPDHGSNPGGMVTNFKDMGDHFLLNGAKMWISNSPFCNVAVVWAKNEEGRIHGLIVERGMEGFSTPETHNKWSLRASATGELIFDNVKVPKENLLPNKSGLGAPLGCLDSARFGIAWGAIGAAMDCYDTALRYSKERIQFGKPIGQFQLQQKKLAEMITEITKAQLLAWRLGVMRENGTATSAQISMAKRNNVDMALTIARDARQMLGGMGISGEYSIMRHMMNLESVVTYEGTHDIHLLITGLDVTGLNAFK is encoded by the coding sequence ATGAAGCCAGATTTATTCGAATCTCCTGATTATTATAATCTTGACGAATTACTTACCGAAGAACATAAATTAGTACGTGATGCTGCTCGTGATTGGGTAAAACGTGACGTATCACCTATAATTGAAGAAGCTGCTCAAAAAGCAGAGTTCCCAAAATCTATTATTGGTGGTTTAGCAGAAATTGGTGCTTTTGGACCATATATCCCTGAAGAATATGGTGGTGCAGGATTAGACCAAATTTCTTATGGCTTAATCATGCAAGAAATTGAGCGTGGCGATTCTGGAGTAAGAAGTACAGCTTCTGTTCAGAGTTCATTAGTGATGTATCCTATTTGGAAATACGGAAATGAAGAACAACGTCAAAAATATTTACCAAAATTAGCCAGTGGTGAATGGATAGGTTCTTTTGGATTAACAGAGCCAGACCATGGAAGTAATCCTGGCGGCATGGTCACAAACTTTAAAGATATGGGAGATCATTTTCTTTTAAACGGTGCAAAAATGTGGATATCAAATTCTCCTTTTTGTAATGTTGCTGTAGTTTGGGCAAAAAATGAAGAAGGACGAATTCACGGTCTAATCGTAGAACGTGGTATGGAAGGTTTTTCAACACCAGAAACACATAACAAATGGTCACTAAGAGCATCTGCAACTGGTGAACTTATCTTTGATAATGTTAAAGTGCCAAAAGAAAACTTATTACCAAATAAATCTGGATTAGGCGCACCTCTTGGTTGTTTAGACTCTGCACGTTTTGGTATAGCTTGGGGTGCAATTGGTGCTGCAATGGACTGTTACGACACGGCTTTGAGATATAGTAAAGAACGTATTCAATTCGGTAAACCTATTGGACAATTTCAATTACAACAGAAAAAACTTGCTGAGATGATTACCGAAATAACAAAAGCACAATTATTGGCTTGGCGATTAGGAGTAATGCGCGAAAACGGTACTGCCACCTCAGCACAAATTTCAATGGCTAAGCGTAACAATGTTGATATGGCATTAACTATTGCTAGAGATGCCAGACAAATGTTAGGTGGTATGGGTATAAGTGGCGAATATTCTATTATGCGCCATATGATGAATCTCGAAAGTGTTGTTACTTACGAGGGAACTCATGACATTCATTTACTAATAACAGGGCTTGATGTAACTGGTCTTAATGCTTTTAAATAA
- a CDS encoding tRNA1(Val) (adenine(37)-N6)-methyltransferase: protein MGIKPFKFKEFSINQDRSAMKIGTDGVLLGAWTSIRNQPFSILDIGAGTGILSLMLAQRSNAQVIEAIEIDDNAYEQCADNFENSPWSDRLFCYHASLLEYTEEIEEQYDIIICNPPFYSEDYKTEKISRDLARFQDAMPFEHLIFSVSQFLAEGGVFSVVIPNKEEEKLVELASKVGLSPKRILHVKGNPEAEVKRSLIEFSFNDEELKTSELIIENDRHNYTEDYINLTKDFYLKM, encoded by the coding sequence ATGGGTATAAAACCTTTCAAATTCAAAGAATTTTCGATTAATCAAGACCGCTCCGCCATGAAAATTGGAACTGACGGTGTTCTACTTGGCGCATGGACATCTATCAGAAATCAACCATTTTCAATATTAGATATTGGTGCCGGAACAGGAATTTTATCCTTAATGTTAGCACAAAGAAGCAACGCACAAGTTATAGAAGCCATTGAAATTGACGATAATGCTTATGAGCAATGTGCCGATAATTTTGAAAATTCACCCTGGAGTGATAGATTATTTTGCTACCACGCCTCACTTTTAGAATACACTGAAGAAATTGAAGAGCAATACGATATCATTATTTGTAATCCTCCTTTTTATTCTGAAGATTATAAAACCGAGAAGATCTCTAGAGATTTGGCTCGATTTCAAGATGCAATGCCTTTTGAGCATTTAATTTTTTCTGTCTCTCAATTTTTAGCAGAAGGTGGTGTTTTTTCAGTCGTCATTCCGAACAAAGAAGAAGAGAAATTAGTTGAACTAGCATCAAAAGTGGGTTTATCTCCAAAACGAATACTGCATGTCAAAGGAAATCCTGAAGCTGAAGTAAAGCGAAGTTTAATCGAGTTTTCTTTTAATGATGAAGAATTAAAAACTTCGGAATTGATTATTGAAAACGACAGACATAATTACACCGAAGATTATATAAATCTTACTAAAGATTTTTATCTTAAAATGTAG
- the rimM gene encoding ribosome maturation factor RimM (Essential for efficient processing of 16S rRNA), protein MKKEDCFYLGKIVKKYSFKGELLAKLDTDEPDLYDNLEAIFIDLKGNLVPFFVESSQLHKSDLLRLDFEDVDNEADADALLKCDLYLPLDFLPKLEGNKFYFHEVIGFTIKDDRFGDVGTIKGINDSTAQALFEIDRNGVEILIPMNDEFIIKVDRENKTVFVKTPEGLIDLYLED, encoded by the coding sequence ATGAAAAAAGAAGACTGTTTTTATTTAGGTAAAATTGTAAAAAAGTATAGTTTTAAAGGAGAACTTTTAGCAAAGTTAGATACTGACGAACCTGACTTATATGATAATCTCGAAGCTATATTTATTGATTTAAAAGGAAATTTAGTTCCTTTTTTCGTTGAATCATCTCAACTCCATAAATCTGATTTATTACGTTTAGATTTTGAAGATGTAGATAACGAAGCTGATGCAGATGCGCTTCTAAAATGCGATTTATATTTACCATTAGATTTTCTTCCAAAACTAGAAGGAAATAAATTTTACTTTCATGAAGTTATTGGTTTCACAATTAAGGATGATAGATTTGGAGATGTAGGAACAATAAAAGGTATTAACGATAGTACTGCGCAAGCCTTATTTGAAATCGACAGAAACGGTGTTGAAATATTAATCCCAATGAATGATGAGTTTATTATCAAAGTCGACAGAGAAAACAAAACAGTGTTTGTAAAAACTCCTGAAGGTTTAATCGATTTATATCTTGAAGATTAA
- a CDS encoding 30S ribosomal protein S16: MPVKIRLQRHGKKGKPFYWIVAADARAKRDGKYLEKLGIYNPNNNPATIELDVDGAVQWMQNGAQPTDTARAILSYKGAMLKKHLAGGVAKGALTEEQAEEKFKAWLEEKNAKVQAKTDGLSKADADARAKALDAEKAVNEARIAAATPEVVEEEVAEETTASNEEE; the protein is encoded by the coding sequence ATGCCTGTAAAAATTAGATTACAAAGACACGGTAAAAAAGGAAAACCTTTTTATTGGATTGTAGCGGCAGATGCTCGCGCAAAAAGAGATGGTAAATACCTAGAAAAATTAGGAATTTACAATCCAAACAACAACCCTGCAACTATCGAATTAGACGTAGATGGTGCAGTGCAATGGATGCAAAACGGAGCACAACCTACAGATACTGCGAGAGCAATTTTATCTTACAAAGGTGCAATGCTTAAAAAGCATTTAGCTGGTGGTGTTGCAAAAGGCGCTTTAACTGAAGAGCAAGCTGAAGAAAAATTTAAAGCTTGGTTAGAAGAGAAAAACGCTAAAGTTCAAGCAAAAACAGATGGCTTATCAAAAGCAGATGCAGATGCAAGAGCAAAAGCATTAGACGCTGAAAAAGCAGTAAATGAAGCACGTATAGCTGCAGCAACTCCTGAAGTTGTTGAAGAAGAAGTTGCCGAAGAAACTACAGCATCTAACGAAGAAGAATAA